One part of the Mariniflexile litorale genome encodes these proteins:
- a CDS encoding DUF4403 family protein has translation MTLKPEPEETMPLVLNHVPSFINVPVSVKLKDIENQINVILKGLIYEDKTIEDDNIEIKVWKQAPITIRNDRVSTSERIKTTLPLKAVIKYRIGTHTMGVNLYKTSEFNLNGIVTLTSDIGLSNWKLKSKTHITNLEWKESPSMVVYGKNLPVTYLVNPAIKIFRADIEKSIDNAIEESMDFKPNVLAAIEKLAIPFKMNDDYESWLRLVPIEIYSTDAKLKNDLVLLDMGMKCYMETVIGKQPESKFDAKNIVLKPVNKMPNHVTSNIIAISTYQDASKIITKNFSGQEFGSGSKKVTVKKVDIWHKEGKMVIALDLQGSVNGIIYLEGMPQYDVLKKEIYFDDLDYVLDTKSKLLRTANWLAKGLILKRIQENCRYSVQSNLDEGKKTMLTYLNNYTPITGVFVNGTMEDIDFQKIELTNNAILAFLKVKGTISVTVDGLK, from the coding sequence ATGACACTAAAACCAGAACCTGAAGAAACCATGCCTTTGGTATTAAATCACGTGCCGTCGTTTATAAATGTTCCCGTTAGTGTAAAGTTAAAAGACATTGAAAATCAAATAAATGTTATTTTAAAAGGTTTGATTTATGAAGACAAAACCATCGAAGACGATAACATTGAAATAAAAGTATGGAAACAAGCACCTATTACTATTCGAAATGATAGAGTTTCTACCAGCGAACGAATTAAAACAACTCTTCCCCTAAAAGCAGTTATAAAATACCGAATAGGTACCCACACCATGGGTGTTAATCTATATAAAACTAGCGAATTCAACTTAAATGGCATTGTAACATTAACTAGTGATATAGGTTTGTCTAACTGGAAATTAAAATCTAAAACACACATAACCAATTTAGAATGGAAAGAAAGCCCGTCTATGGTTGTTTATGGTAAAAATTTACCTGTAACCTATTTGGTAAACCCTGCCATAAAAATATTTAGGGCTGATATTGAAAAAAGCATTGACAACGCCATTGAAGAATCAATGGATTTTAAACCCAATGTGCTTGCTGCTATCGAAAAATTAGCGATACCATTTAAAATGAACGATGATTACGAAAGTTGGCTTAGATTAGTGCCTATTGAAATTTATAGTACTGATGCAAAGTTGAAAAATGATCTAGTGCTGTTAGATATGGGCATGAAATGTTATATGGAAACTGTAATTGGAAAACAACCTGAGTCTAAATTCGATGCTAAAAACATCGTTTTAAAACCGGTAAATAAAATGCCAAATCATGTTACGTCAAACATCATTGCTATTTCAACTTACCAAGATGCATCAAAAATTATAACCAAAAATTTTTCTGGGCAAGAGTTTGGTTCGGGTTCAAAAAAAGTAACGGTTAAAAAAGTAGATATTTGGCACAAAGAAGGTAAAATGGTTATTGCTTTAGATTTGCAAGGCTCTGTAAACGGCATTATATATCTAGAAGGTATGCCGCAATATGATGTTTTAAAAAAAGAAATTTATTTTGATGATCTAGATTATGTGTTAGATACCAAAAGTAAATTGTTGCGTACCGCCAATTGGTTAGCAAAAGGATTGATCCTTAAAAGAATTCAAGAGAATTGTCGCTATTCCGTTCAATCTAACTTAGATGAAGGCAAAAAAACCATGCTAACTTACCTTAATAATTACACCCCAATTACAGGTGTTTTTGTAAATGGAACGATGGAAGACATCGATTTTCAGAAAATAGAATTAACCAACAATGCTATTTTAGCCTTTTTAAAAGTGAAAGGAACCATAAGTGTAACGGTTGATGGCTTAAAATAA